A genomic window from Sulfurimonas paralvinellae includes:
- the htpG gene encoding molecular chaperone HtpG: protein MAKHQFQTEANQILQLMIHSLYSNKEIFLRELISNASDALDKLNMLVLTDEKYKNVKFDPKIDIKRDKDAKILTIADTGIGMNEEDLMNNLGTIAKSGTKAFLENLTGDQKVDSHLIGQFGVGFYAAFMVADKVEVITKKAGEEKAYKWVSSGNGEFEIEETTKEGHGTEIILHLNEGEEEFLEEHRIESIVKKYSNHIPFPIFMDKEKFIPAKTDDDGKEIEPSRTEIENVQINSANALWTISKSELKDEDYISFYETLAHSNEEPLKWMHHKAEGAIEYTTLFYIPSKAPMDIYRVDYQPGVKLYINRVFITDDDKELMPTYLRFLRGVIDSKDLPLNVSREILQSNPVMSKIRNASVKKVLSELAKMMEKEPEKYDTFYKEFGNVLKEGLYSDFANREKILELLKFHTLNSDEMVTIKDFVKNVDDEKKEIYYLANKGSIDMLKHSPLLEKFKARGIDVLLLNEEVDTIIFPMVTEYKEYKFVPAADAKFEESEEEKKAAEELAKEFEGLAKEFKSTLGDAVKEVEVTTELTDSPVALKIDKEDPSYMMAQMMKQMGQASDVPEPAPILEINPKHELIAKLKESSDQNLIEDAAHVLFDQAKLFDGRELDDTAEFAMRLNRIITKAI, encoded by the coding sequence ATGGCAAAACATCAATTTCAAACAGAAGCAAATCAGATTTTACAACTTATGATTCACTCACTCTATTCAAACAAAGAGATATTTCTGCGTGAGCTGATCTCTAATGCATCAGATGCATTGGATAAACTTAACATGTTGGTACTTACAGATGAAAAGTATAAAAATGTAAAGTTCGATCCGAAAATTGACATTAAAAGAGACAAGGATGCAAAAATACTGACGATTGCAGACACAGGTATAGGTATGAATGAAGAAGACCTGATGAATAACCTTGGTACAATCGCTAAATCAGGAACAAAAGCATTCCTTGAAAATCTTACAGGTGATCAAAAGGTAGATTCTCATCTGATCGGTCAGTTCGGTGTCGGTTTCTATGCTGCATTTATGGTAGCTGATAAAGTAGAAGTTATTACTAAAAAAGCCGGCGAAGAGAAAGCTTATAAATGGGTAAGCAGCGGTAACGGTGAATTTGAGATCGAAGAGACGACAAAAGAGGGACACGGAACGGAAATCATCCTTCATCTCAATGAAGGCGAAGAAGAGTTCTTAGAAGAGCATCGCATTGAAAGTATTGTAAAAAAATACTCCAACCATATTCCATTCCCTATCTTTATGGATAAAGAGAAGTTTATTCCAGCTAAAACAGATGATGACGGTAAAGAGATAGAACCAAGTAGAACTGAGATCGAAAATGTACAGATAAACTCTGCAAATGCACTCTGGACGATCTCAAAGAGTGAGCTCAAAGATGAAGATTATATCTCATTTTATGAAACACTGGCACACTCGAACGAAGAACCGCTTAAATGGATGCATCACAAAGCTGAAGGTGCTATAGAATATACGACACTTTTTTACATTCCAAGCAAAGCACCGATGGATATCTACAGAGTTGATTATCAACCGGGTGTAAAACTCTATATCAACCGTGTATTTATCACTGATGATGACAAAGAGTTGATGCCGACATACCTGCGTTTCTTACGTGGTGTGATCGATTCAAAAGATCTGCCGCTCAATGTCTCACGTGAGATACTGCAGTCTAACCCTGTTATGAGTAAAATAAGAAATGCATCCGTTAAGAAAGTTCTTTCAGAACTCGCAAAAATGATGGAAAAAGAACCTGAAAAATATGACACGTTCTATAAAGAGTTTGGAAATGTGCTCAAAGAAGGGCTTTACAGTGACTTTGCAAATCGTGAGAAGATCTTAGAACTGTTGAAGTTCCATACATTGAATTCTGATGAGATGGTAACGATCAAAGATTTTGTTAAAAATGTGGATGACGAGAAAAAAGAGATCTATTATCTGGCGAATAAAGGTTCGATTGATATGCTTAAACACTCACCACTGCTTGAAAAATTCAAAGCGCGCGGAATCGATGTACTGCTTTTAAATGAAGAAGTAGACACAATCATTTTCCCAATGGTAACTGAGTATAAAGAGTATAAATTTGTTCCTGCAGCCGATGCGAAATTTGAAGAGAGTGAAGAAGAGAAAAAAGCTGCCGAAGAACTTGCAAAAGAGTTCGAAGGACTTGCAAAAGAGTTCAAATCAACACTTGGCGACGCTGTAAAAGAGGTTGAAGTAACTACAGAGTTAACAGACTCTCCTGTAGCTCTGAAAATCGATAAAGAAGATCCGTCATATATGATGGCACAGATGATGAAACAGATGGGTCAGGCAAGTGATGTGCCGGAACCGGCTCCTATTCTTGAAATCAATCCAAAACATGAGCTTATTGCAAAACTCAAAGAGTCAAGTGACCAAAACCTGATCGAAGATGCAGCGCATGTTCTTTTCGATCAGGCAAAACTCTTTGACGGCAGAGAGCTCGACGATACTGCAGAATTTGCAATGCGTCTTAACCGTATCATTACAAAAGCAATATAA
- the abc-f gene encoding ribosomal protection-like ABC-F family protein encodes MALIDLQKISKHYSAQKILTEVDFHVDEGERIVIIGKNGSGKSTLMKIVNGSLEPDEGKRIIQNDLEVKMLDQRPEFQEGHSVREAVEAGLVEINAAKKRYEELSHLLSQDFDNKILLAEHEKLSRYIEHHNAWNLDDKIERIIQHFQLKPYEHKPVALLSGGEQRRVALASLLLQKPDVLLLDEPTNHLDVYMVEFLEELLLKEKFTLVFISHDRYFIDRVATKSVEVEDCKLRSYRGGYNDYLKQKEEYLQTLQKQHDNLLGLLKRENEWFARGVRARLKRNEGRKERLMQLREAAKTNPAKIRKMSLELQREAKHFNRDKSVNKQKMLFEVENLGLKLGDKELLHGFTTRILQKDVIAIVGPNGSGKSTLLKALLGRIEPNEGKIKRGEFKVGYFDQHREMLDDDKNLIETFCPNGGDRVNVRGSDLHVYGYLKNFLFPREFLDKKIGVLSGGEKNRVALALLFTQDVDILILDEPTNDLDIPTINILEEQLTNFNGAVIIVSHDRYFVDKIAKKLFIFKADKTIEESHQQYSEYLELERELDELDAMEKEATQTKPKEPVQEKQKVLKLTYKEKIALQKLPEEIEALEAKIEAMNNCLSDPKCYGEKGLSTLAKELEALENEYEEKVEELLEIEEKEEAINAQG; translated from the coding sequence ATGGCACTGATTGACTTACAAAAAATTTCAAAACACTATTCTGCACAAAAGATTCTCACAGAAGTCGATTTTCATGTCGATGAAGGTGAGCGCATCGTTATCATCGGTAAAAACGGCAGCGGTAAATCGACACTTATGAAGATCGTGAACGGTTCACTTGAGCCAGATGAGGGAAAACGCATCATTCAAAATGACCTTGAGGTCAAGATGCTCGATCAGCGTCCTGAATTCCAAGAGGGTCACTCCGTGCGTGAGGCTGTCGAAGCAGGACTTGTTGAAATCAATGCAGCAAAAAAGCGTTACGAAGAGCTTTCACATCTCCTTTCCCAAGATTTTGACAACAAAATTCTTTTAGCTGAACATGAAAAGCTCTCACGCTACATAGAACACCATAACGCCTGGAATCTCGATGACAAGATCGAGCGTATTATCCAGCATTTTCAACTAAAACCTTATGAGCACAAACCTGTTGCACTGCTCAGTGGTGGGGAACAGCGCCGTGTGGCTTTAGCTTCACTTCTGTTGCAAAAGCCTGATGTCCTGCTGCTTGATGAGCCTACCAATCACCTCGATGTCTATATGGTCGAGTTTTTAGAGGAACTGCTTTTAAAAGAGAAGTTCACGCTTGTCTTTATCTCCCACGACAGATATTTTATCGATCGTGTTGCGACAAAATCGGTTGAAGTGGAAGATTGTAAACTCCGTTCATACAGAGGCGGTTACAATGACTATCTCAAACAGAAAGAGGAGTATCTTCAAACACTGCAAAAGCAGCATGACAATCTTCTTGGGCTTTTAAAGCGTGAAAATGAGTGGTTCGCAAGAGGCGTGCGTGCCAGACTCAAACGCAATGAAGGACGAAAAGAGCGTCTTATGCAGCTGCGTGAGGCAGCAAAAACAAATCCTGCAAAAATACGAAAGATGTCACTTGAACTTCAGCGTGAGGCAAAACATTTCAATCGTGACAAAAGTGTCAACAAACAAAAGATGCTCTTTGAAGTTGAAAATCTTGGTCTCAAACTCGGAGACAAAGAGCTGTTGCACGGTTTCACCACAAGAATACTCCAAAAAGATGTTATCGCCATTGTCGGACCAAACGGAAGCGGTAAATCAACACTGCTCAAAGCTCTACTTGGCAGAATTGAACCTAATGAAGGAAAGATAAAAAGAGGAGAGTTTAAAGTCGGCTACTTCGATCAACACAGAGAGATGCTCGATGATGACAAAAATCTCATTGAGACCTTCTGCCCTAACGGCGGAGACCGTGTAAATGTCCGCGGCAGTGACCTGCATGTTTACGGCTATCTCAAAAATTTTCTTTTTCCACGAGAATTTTTAGATAAGAAGATAGGCGTGCTCAGCGGTGGAGAGAAGAACCGTGTAGCACTTGCCCTGCTCTTTACACAGGATGTCGATATTCTCATTCTCGATGAGCCGACGAATGACCTTGACATTCCAACCATCAACATTTTAGAAGAACAGCTTACGAACTTTAACGGTGCTGTTATCATTGTCTCGCATGATAGATACTTTGTCGATAAGATTGCAAAAAAACTCTTTATCTTTAAGGCTGATAAAACCATAGAGGAATCACATCAACAATACTCTGAGTATCTCGAACTTGAACGGGAACTTGATGAACTCGATGCTATGGAAAAAGAAGCAACGCAGACAAAACCAAAAGAACCCGTGCAGGAGAAACAAAAAGTGCTCAAACTCACCTACAAAGAAAAGATAGCACTCCAAAAACTCCCCGAAGAGATTGAAGCACTTGAAGCTAAGATAGAAGCAATGAACAACTGTCTCTCAGACCCAAAATGCTATGGCGAAAAAGGGTTAAGCACTCTTGCTAAAGAACTCGAAGCACTTGAAAACGAATATGAAGAAAAAGTTGAAGAACTCCTTGAGATAGAAGAGAAAGAAGAGGCGATAAATGCACAAGGATAA
- a CDS encoding DASS family sodium-coupled anion symporter, whose translation MAHHKYKTIRQHYKQLFILLFGTALWFFPIPDGLTLQAWHLFTIFISIILAVIIEATSIFTASIIGLGFVIVTHTLTTKQAYSGFSQGFILLIIIAFLIARGVIKSGLGKRIALLIIKRFGKSSLGLGYSIVAADMFIAPAFPSNTARSGVLYPIVQALSSDSGSKVADGTRKKLGSYLMMTSMAGLTISSAMWLTAMAANPAGAKMAKEFGVEISYGSWALASFLPSLIAFITIPWLLFKIFPPDLKKTPNAPVMAQHELEHMGAVHKNEYIMGFTFIAMITLWIFSAQLGIDKTAVAFLGLGILMLSNIFTLDDLAHEGRALGTLIWFGTLYAMSSYLNEFGFMSWLGVHISNIIMGESWPIVYVGLILAYVFIHYFFVSQTAQMLALFSVFLGVGINAGVPAELLALMLLFATNFNAMITPQGSSANVIYLSSGYIESREVYKYGGVVTLANTIIYLGAGTAWILLIF comes from the coding sequence ATGGCACATCATAAATACAAGACTATCCGGCAACACTACAAACAACTCTTCATACTGCTTTTTGGCACTGCTTTATGGTTCTTTCCCATTCCAGACGGTCTGACACTGCAGGCCTGGCATCTTTTTACTATTTTTATCTCCATTATCTTAGCTGTCATTATCGAAGCGACCTCTATTTTTACCGCTTCCATCATTGGCCTCGGTTTTGTTATTGTGACGCATACACTTACTACAAAACAAGCATACAGCGGCTTTTCTCAAGGTTTTATTCTTCTTATCATTATTGCTTTTTTGATTGCCCGCGGTGTTATAAAATCAGGCTTGGGAAAACGCATCGCCCTGCTAATTATTAAAAGATTCGGTAAGTCATCATTGGGACTCGGCTACTCCATTGTAGCTGCAGATATGTTCATCGCTCCCGCATTTCCGAGCAATACTGCCCGTTCAGGTGTGCTTTACCCAATAGTTCAGGCACTCTCATCTGACAGCGGCTCAAAGGTCGCTGACGGCACCAGAAAAAAACTTGGCAGTTATCTGATGATGACCTCAATGGCAGGACTTACCATATCTTCTGCAATGTGGCTGACGGCAATGGCTGCCAATCCTGCCGGTGCAAAAATGGCTAAAGAGTTTGGTGTGGAGATAAGTTACGGTTCTTGGGCTTTGGCATCTTTTTTGCCTTCTCTTATCGCTTTTATCACCATTCCATGGCTGCTTTTTAAGATATTTCCACCTGATCTGAAAAAAACTCCCAATGCACCTGTTATGGCACAACATGAACTTGAGCACATGGGAGCCGTACACAAGAATGAATACATTATGGGCTTTACTTTCATCGCGATGATAACACTTTGGATATTCTCAGCTCAACTTGGCATCGATAAAACCGCCGTCGCTTTTTTAGGTCTGGGTATCTTGATGCTGAGCAATATCTTCACACTCGATGACCTTGCACATGAGGGCCGTGCATTGGGAACACTCATATGGTTTGGAACACTCTATGCCATGAGCAGCTATCTTAACGAATTTGGCTTTATGTCATGGCTTGGAGTGCATATCTCAAACATCATCATGGGAGAAAGCTGGCCCATAGTCTATGTCGGGCTGATTCTTGCCTATGTCTTTATCCATTACTTTTTTGTCTCCCAAACGGCACAAATGCTTGCACTCTTCTCTGTCTTTTTAGGTGTCGGTATCAATGCCGGCGTTCCTGCAGAGCTACTTGCCTTGATGCTTCTTTTTGCAACAAATTTCAATGCCATGATTACACCACAGGGATCAAGTGCTAATGTTATTTATTTGAGTTCCGGATATATTGAGAGTAGAGAGGTTTATAAATATGGAGGAGTAGTCACGCTCGCCAACACCATTATCTATCTTGGCGCCGGGACAGCGTGGATACTGCTTATTTTCTAG
- a CDS encoding class II 3-deoxy-7-phosphoheptulonate synthase, which translates to MSTWSPSSWREKPILQQPTYPDKTKLDAVLNELKNYPPLVFAGEARSLKEQLANVAQGKAFLLQGGDCAESFSEFHADNIRDTFKAMMQMAVVMTYAGGLPVVKVGRLGGQFAKPRSSDTETQGEMTLDSYRGDIINGIEFNEKARVPDPERMIKAYNQATATQNLLRAFASGGLADLHQVSKWNLDFAHKTEVGEKYEALAEDIEKSLQFMEACGVTSKTYRTLRETDFYTSHEALLLPYEEAFTRQDSITGDWYNVAAHMVWIGDRTRQLDGAHVEYMKGIKNPIGIKAGPTMDPDDLVRLAQAVNPENEAGRLNIIVRMGANKVGEHMPQLIRAVEKEGLNVVWSCDPMHGNTIKSSNNYKTRPVDDILTEMKQFFQVHKAEGTHAGGVHLEMTGKNVTECIGGSFMVTEEDLSSRYHTHCDPRLNADQSLELAFLIADSLKEARK; encoded by the coding sequence ATGAGTACTTGGAGCCCATCTAGCTGGAGAGAAAAACCAATATTACAACAACCGACTTATCCGGATAAAACAAAACTTGATGCTGTTTTAAACGAGTTGAAAAACTATCCGCCGCTTGTTTTTGCAGGTGAAGCACGTTCGCTTAAAGAGCAGCTTGCAAACGTTGCGCAGGGAAAAGCATTTTTACTGCAGGGCGGTGACTGTGCGGAGAGTTTTTCGGAGTTTCATGCAGATAATATTCGTGATACTTTTAAAGCAATGATGCAGATGGCAGTCGTTATGACCTATGCAGGAGGACTTCCTGTTGTCAAAGTCGGACGTCTTGGCGGACAGTTTGCCAAACCGCGTTCATCTGATACTGAAACACAGGGTGAAATGACGCTTGATTCGTACCGTGGAGATATCATTAACGGAATCGAATTCAATGAAAAAGCGCGTGTTCCGGACCCGGAACGTATGATAAAAGCATATAATCAGGCAACGGCAACGCAGAACCTGCTTCGTGCTTTTGCATCAGGCGGTTTGGCTGATCTGCATCAGGTAAGCAAATGGAACCTTGATTTTGCCCATAAAACCGAAGTGGGAGAAAAATATGAGGCTTTAGCCGAAGATATTGAAAAATCTCTGCAGTTTATGGAAGCTTGCGGTGTTACTTCAAAAACATACAGAACACTTCGTGAAACAGATTTCTATACATCGCATGAAGCATTGTTGCTGCCGTATGAGGAAGCATTTACACGTCAGGATTCCATTACGGGTGACTGGTACAATGTAGCGGCGCATATGGTATGGATCGGTGACAGAACACGTCAGCTTGACGGTGCCCATGTCGAGTATATGAAAGGTATTAAAAACCCTATCGGAATCAAAGCAGGTCCCACTATGGATCCTGATGATCTTGTCCGTTTGGCACAGGCTGTCAATCCTGAAAATGAAGCGGGCCGTTTGAACATAATCGTAAGAATGGGTGCGAACAAAGTCGGTGAGCATATGCCGCAGCTTATCCGTGCTGTTGAGAAAGAAGGTTTGAATGTTGTCTGGTCATGTGACCCTATGCATGGTAATACCATCAAATCATCGAACAATTATAAAACACGCCCTGTCGATGATATTTTAACCGAGATGAAACAGTTCTTCCAGGTACATAAAGCCGAAGGTACTCATGCGGGCGGTGTACACTTGGAGATGACAGGTAAAAATGTCACTGAGTGTATCGGCGGTAGTTTTATGGTAACTGAAGAAGATTTAAGTTCACGCTATCATACACATTGTGACCCGCGCCTGAATGCAGATCAGTCCCTTGAACTTGCATTTTTGATCGCAGACTCTTTAAAAGAAGCTAGAAAATAA
- a CDS encoding GGDEF domain-containing protein: MKKEELKTLIDQMHHDLLQHIESDKELDKNEVTQYLKNILHTIELINDGTDSLSQTQQALSDACKNIVIKSLTSYKKTNENFKEISKLQADTVDECTDYLIETPEIINKFNDIQTYMLDEIEKANETIMMLTKQVKDLEETSNLDALTKLFNRRALDSYLESVTSKKTLQHELHLLILDIDDFKKINDIYGHIVGDKVLIFLANMLRKTLRDGDKVFRYGGEEFVIILNRITAEKCREIAQRILHNISSNRLLYKGKSVNITVSIGATKYIPGDTPESIIERADKALYRSKENGKNQMSVEAENGH, encoded by the coding sequence ATGAAAAAAGAAGAGTTAAAAACTTTAATAGATCAAATGCATCATGACTTGCTACAGCATATAGAGTCAGATAAAGAGCTGGATAAAAATGAAGTGACGCAGTACCTAAAAAATATTCTTCACACCATTGAACTTATCAACGATGGAACTGACTCTCTTTCACAAACACAGCAAGCTCTTTCCGATGCCTGTAAAAATATCGTTATAAAAAGTCTCACATCATACAAAAAAACAAATGAAAACTTCAAAGAGATCAGTAAACTTCAGGCCGATACGGTTGATGAATGTACAGATTATCTCATTGAGACACCTGAGATCATAAATAAGTTCAATGATATACAGACATATATGCTCGATGAGATTGAGAAAGCAAATGAAACAATTATGATGCTGACAAAACAGGTCAAAGACCTTGAAGAGACGTCCAACCTTGATGCATTGACAAAATTGTTCAACCGTCGGGCTCTTGACAGCTACCTTGAGAGTGTGACATCAAAAAAAACACTGCAGCATGAACTGCATCTTTTGATTTTAGACATTGATGATTTTAAAAAGATCAATGATATCTATGGACATATCGTTGGTGATAAAGTCCTTATCTTTTTGGCGAATATGCTGCGTAAAACACTGCGTGACGGTGATAAGGTTTTTCGTTACGGAGGCGAAGAATTTGTCATAATTCTCAATAGAATCACTGCCGAAAAATGTAGGGAAATTGCACAAAGAATACTTCACAATATAAGTTCAAACAGACTGCTCTATAAAGGCAAATCCGTAAATATCACCGTTAGTATCGGTGCAACAAAATATATACCGGGAGATACGCCTGAAAGTATCATCGAAAGAGCAGATAAAGCCTTGTACCGGTCAAAAGAAAACGGAAAAAATCAAATGAGTGTGGAAGCAGAAAATGGACATTAA
- a CDS encoding CvpA family protein, with translation MDINYFDFIAAIIILLLGLKGILNGFFKELFGLIGIIGGIFIASRMGDSVGEYLSKLIFNFSNHAAISFTGFLVTLAVFWMMMIAVGYAFKKLTALSGLGIFDRILGFVFGASKFFLIAAVIAFAISNVKAFKPTLEAAFSNSVLFPVLVETGGFIMKIDPIGARQDINASLQNATQKVSDKIDEKTQEIVNSEVNKTVQEIKNKVQEK, from the coding sequence ATGGACATTAATTATTTCGACTTTATAGCCGCCATCATCATCCTTCTTTTAGGATTAAAGGGTATTCTAAATGGCTTTTTCAAAGAATTGTTCGGTCTTATCGGCATCATCGGCGGTATCTTCATCGCTTCACGCATGGGAGACAGTGTAGGCGAATATCTCAGTAAGCTGATCTTCAACTTTTCAAATCATGCTGCCATCAGTTTTACCGGTTTTTTAGTTACATTGGCAGTTTTTTGGATGATGATGATTGCCGTAGGCTATGCTTTTAAAAAGCTCACAGCTTTAAGCGGTCTCGGTATTTTTGACAGAATTCTCGGTTTTGTTTTTGGAGCGAGTAAATTCTTTTTGATTGCGGCAGTCATAGCTTTTGCCATCAGTAATGTAAAAGCATTCAAGCCAACACTTGAAGCCGCTTTTTCAAACAGTGTGCTCTTTCCTGTTCTAGTAGAGACAGGTGGGTTTATCATGAAGATAGATCCTATTGGAGCAAGGCAAGACATCAATGCATCACTGCAAAATGCAACACAAAAAGTTTCTGATAAAATAGATGAAAAAACGCAGGAAATTGTCAATTCCGAAGTGAACAAAACAGTCCAAGAGATTAAAAACAAAGTACAAGAGAAGTAA
- a CDS encoding Fur family transcriptional regulator — protein MPNVTTNFKDRTIEYAQLLEDFKTLLKKNNLKFTIQREVILETLYNSNEHLTPEALHHLIQKRYPELKTSIATVYRTLSLLEDSNVVTSLSFGAQGKKYELGAKEHHDHLICTECGEITEFVDEEIEKRQHAITDELGFKMLDHSMQIYGICKKCQEKNK, from the coding sequence ATGCCAAATGTAACGACGAACTTTAAAGACAGAACAATTGAGTATGCACAGCTTTTAGAAGATTTTAAAACGCTCTTAAAGAAAAACAATTTAAAATTCACTATCCAGCGAGAGGTTATTCTAGAGACGCTTTACAATTCAAACGAGCACCTCACACCAGAAGCACTGCATCATCTTATCCAAAAGCGCTACCCGGAGCTTAAAACCAGTATCGCAACAGTTTATAGAACACTTTCCCTGCTCGAAGACTCCAATGTAGTAACATCGCTCTCTTTTGGCGCACAGGGTAAAAAGTACGAACTCGGTGCAAAAGAGCATCATGACCATCTTATCTGCACGGAGTGTGGAGAGATCACAGAGTTTGTCGATGAAGAGATCGAAAAACGCCAGCATGCCATTACCGATGAGCTTGGTTTTAAAATGCTCGATCACTCGATGCAGATCTATGGTATCTGTAAAAAATGCCAAGAAAAAAATAAATAA
- the lysS gene encoding lysine--tRNA ligase: MFSNKFIQQRIEKANVLREAGINPYANNAQRNTTVEKFLNVNSDIEQTEEKRDENRKYTLSGRIKLLRIMGKASFVKIEDESGMLQIYVARDNLPEGFYNTIFKKNIEVGDIIEVEGYPFVTGKGELSLHANDLKILTKAISPLPEKFHGITDKEIRYRKRYLDLIMNSEVRKTFQTRSRVISLTRRFFEDKGFLEVETPMMHPIAGGANAKPFVTHHNALDVDRYLRIAPELYLKRLIVGGFEAVFEINRNFRNEGMDATHNPEFTSIEFYWAYKTYKDLIAITKEYFQYLFEHLDLPTILPYGDMEVNFDNFQEIPLIESLTTVGGVPAEIVNDKEKILAYLKENNLEAKEEMNLGQLQGELFDEFVEEKLIDPTFITEYPVEISPLARRSDENPAITERFELFIAGREIANAFSELNDPLDQLERFKGQMDAKECGDDEAHAMDTDFVEALSYGMAPTAGQGIGIDRLVMLLTNEHSIRDVLLFPAMKPLTQEVCEDEEEK; this comes from the coding sequence TTGTTTAGTAATAAATTCATTCAACAAAGAATTGAAAAAGCAAATGTTTTAAGAGAAGCGGGAATCAATCCCTACGCAAATAATGCACAAAGAAATACGACAGTAGAAAAATTTTTAAACGTAAACTCGGACATTGAGCAAACAGAAGAAAAACGTGATGAAAATCGTAAATATACCCTAAGCGGACGTATCAAACTCTTACGTATCATGGGAAAAGCATCATTTGTAAAGATCGAAGATGAAAGCGGCATGTTACAGATCTACGTTGCCAGAGACAATCTTCCTGAAGGTTTTTACAATACTATCTTTAAAAAGAACATTGAAGTCGGTGATATTATTGAGGTAGAAGGTTACCCATTTGTCACAGGAAAAGGAGAGCTTTCACTTCACGCAAATGACCTCAAGATTCTTACAAAAGCCATCTCTCCGCTTCCTGAAAAGTTCCATGGAATCACAGATAAAGAGATTCGATACAGAAAACGTTACCTTGACCTTATTATGAACTCAGAAGTACGTAAAACTTTCCAGACTCGCTCCCGTGTTATCTCTTTGACAAGAAGATTTTTTGAAGACAAAGGCTTTTTGGAAGTAGAAACACCTATGATGCACCCAATTGCAGGTGGAGCAAATGCTAAGCCATTTGTTACACACCATAATGCACTTGATGTTGACAGATACTTGAGAATCGCCCCAGAACTCTATCTCAAACGTCTTATTGTCGGTGGATTTGAAGCGGTATTTGAGATCAACCGTAACTTTAGAAATGAGGGAATGGATGCAACACACAATCCTGAGTTTACTTCAATCGAATTTTACTGGGCATATAAAACATATAAAGACCTCATAGCAATCACAAAAGAGTATTTTCAATACCTTTTTGAACACCTTGATCTTCCAACAATCCTTCCTTATGGCGATATGGAAGTAAACTTCGATAATTTTCAGGAGATCCCACTCATTGAATCACTCACAACTGTCGGTGGCGTTCCTGCAGAGATCGTAAACGACAAAGAAAAGATCCTGGCTTACCTGAAAGAAAACAATCTCGAAGCAAAAGAGGAGATGAACCTTGGACAGCTTCAAGGTGAACTCTTTGATGAATTCGTTGAAGAAAAACTCATCGACCCTACTTTCATTACAGAGTATCCTGTTGAGATCTCTCCGCTGGCAAGAAGAAGTGATGAAAATCCTGCTATCACAGAGCGTTTTGAGCTTTTCATCGCCGGACGTGAGATAGCCAATGCATTCTCTGAGCTCAATGACCCGCTTGACCAGTTAGAACGATTCAAAGGTCAAATGGATGCAAAAGAGTGTGGTGATGATGAAGCCCATGCAATGGATACTGACTTTGTTGAAGCACTCAGCTATGGAATGGCTCCAACAGCAGGACAAGGCATAGGTATTGACAGACTTGTCATGCTGCTCACGAACGAACACTCTATTCGTGACGTACTTCTTTTCCCTGCCATGAAACCGCTCACGCAAGAAGTATGTGAGGATGAAGAGGAAAAATAA